GGCATAAAGAAGGTCAGATTGACTGGCGGTGAGCCACTGCTGCGCAGAGACATTGATAAACTAGTTGCCATGCTTCACGAGTTGGATGTAACAGTGCACACAACAACCAACGGTTTCATGCTAGCGCGTTTAGCCGAGCCTCTAAAAGAAGCAGGTTTAGATGGGTTAAATGTGAGCTTGGATTTTGTTGATGCTGAGAAATTCCGTCAAATCACTGGTGGTGGTGATTTAGCAACAGTTGTGCAGGGAATTGATAAAGCACTCGAGGTTGGTCTGCCTGTAAAATTGAACGCTGTTTTTACTACCATGCACGAAACCAAGGATCTAAAAGAACTGTTGAATTTTGGTAAAGAACGCAATCTGCCTATACGTTTTATTGAGCTCATGCCGAAGAATCTCGGTTCATTTTCTTCTCTTTTTAGGCCAATTGGTGATGCTCAAAGTATGATTGAGAGTTTTACCCAGCTAAGGCCCGTAGGTACTAATGCGGTCAGTGGTGGTCCAGCTGAGTATTATCTGACCGATGACGGTGTAGAAGTTGGCTTTATTGGATTTTTCAGCCTGAACCAATGTAAACAGTGCAACCGCATTCGCGTTACCAGTAGCGGCGCCATTTATCCTTGCCTATTACGGAATGTTAAAGTTGAAGCTTTCGAAAGCATTAAGCAGGGCAAAGAAGCCACCAAAGAGGCTTTACTTAAAGCTGTTTCTATTAAGCCTGTGGCAGGCAATCCTGAGGAAGTTGGGCCTGACATGTCTGAGATTGGTGGTTAAAAAGGGAATGTTTGTAAAGATTAGTAGCAATATGATGAAATGAGGACATGGAAACGGATATGCTAGATGCCTATGAACGCATTAGCGAGGAACTAAACCAAGCTCCATGGTTTGGCCGCACGCCAGACCTTACACGCATGGATGCTCTGCTGGATGAACTGGGTTTACCCCAAGCTAACACAAAGAACATCATCGTAACAGGTACTGACGGCAAGGGTAGTGTGTGCAGCTACCTGCATTCCATTTTGGGCAGGCGCTACAAAGTGGGACGGTTCATATCGCCGCATTTGGAAGAGTGGACTGAACGTATAACCGTGGGAAAAGATGACATTTCCAAAGAGGATTTTGCACGGCTCTATGTTAAGGTCATGGAAGGAGCCAAAAAAGCTTGTCGTGTCAGTGGTGAGATGCCTACTGTTTTTGAGCGCTTGCTTGCCATGGCACTGCTTTACTTTGAAGAGCAGGGCACTGAGTGGAACGTCATAGAAGTAGGCATTGAAGGGCACTACGATTCCACAAACTTGCTACCTGCCAAAGCCGTGGTAGTCACTTCAGTAGGTATGGACCATATGAGATTACTCGGCAACACCATTGAAGAGATTGCAGACGCTATTTCTGCCGCATTTCGTCCCCATGCAGTTGCTGTAATAGGTAAAACTGACCCTGCGGCCATGAACATACTGGAAGTGAACGCAAGAAGGAAAAAAGCTACTGTTTACCGGTACGGTAGAGACTTTTGGTACGATGGGAAGTTTCTCAGTTATTCAGGTAGCTTGGACTTTCAACTTGCTCTTAGGGGCGTTCACCAGTGGTACAACGCTTCAGCTGCCATACAAACAGTGCTGGCGCTGTCAAGTACTGAGCTTAACAACATCGACGCTTCAGATATTCAAGAAGGGCTTCGAGAAGCCTTTTGGCCAGGCAGGATGGAGACTGTAAGGGAGAATCCTCTAATTATCTTGGATGGTGCACACAATCCTCATGCTGCACAGTCGCTGAGAACTTCTTTAGACTTGCTGTATCCCGGTAAGAAATGGAACATCTTTTTCGCTGCCATGAAAGATAAGGATTGGAGATCAGTACTAACACAGTTTCTGGATTTGGCTAACCATGTTTACGTAGTTAGAATGCCCTATGAGAGGGCGGAAAGTCCTGAAACCATCGTGGAGTTCTTGAAAGAAAAAGGTACATCGTCTTCAGTGTGCGAAGAGCAGGATGTAATCAAATGCGATGAAGACGCTTTGGTCTTCGGTTCCCTGTATTTGGTGGGTGATGTGAGGAGGTTAACGAGAAATGCGGTTCACTCATTTTGAAAATGGTCAAGCCATCATGGTTAACATTGGTGAGAAGTCATTATCTCACCGTGTAACAAAGGCTGTCTTATTTGGTACTCGTTTTAGTGTACCTTTGGCAAGGAAAGCCATGACTCTTACGCATGAATTCATACCCATGGCACATCCGTTACCTATTGCACCACTTAATTCCTCGTTTAAACGCAAAGCACAGGTAATTGAAGTGCAGGTTAGCTGCGATTACAAAACAGGATTGGAACTTGAAGCCATCATGGCAGCTGCAGGTTTTATGAAGGAAATACCCTATCTTGGTTTTGCTGCTATTACGCACAAAGAAGGCGGGAAGTCCGGTACCTTAGAAAGGCGAGCACAGATTTATAGAGAAGGCTTTTCTTTCCAGAAGGGAATATGGTACCGCGTGGTGGGCAAGGGGTGGCTAAAAGCCACAGAACATGGTCTCGAGAAAGTGCCAGACTTTCAGCTGGAGGCAGGGGATGTGATACTATGCAGCTTACAGTAACTGCTCAAGGGACTGTAGCCTTTCGTCCTGATAAATTTGACTTAGTGAGCAGCGAGAAGCTCCCTAAGGGGCCTTTCTTGGAGACGGCGCGTTTGGCTGCGTTCCTAGCTGCAAAACGTGATAGTTTTTTTGGTAGCCGAGTATTCATAACTCACATGGAAATTAAGCATCACTGGGGGCCTTCTGAACTTAGTTTTACTGTGAGGCTAGTTGCCGATGGGGATGATGAAAAGGAGATTATGCGTAGGGCTTGGTTCTCCGCATTCGTTTGTTGTTTGACTACTTACGACATGGTAAAGGCCGTAGACCCTGATGCTGTCATTGAAGATGTCGGTATTGTGTCAATAAATGATGAGGATCTTCCTGAAGTGGATTTGAGTCACGCAGACCTCAGTGATTTCCAAGACGGCTACTACTGTGGTTTTTCTCCTACTTTGATTGTGGAAAGAGGACAGATCCGATCTGCCTTTAATGCGCCGTGGAGTAATAGCAATGTACGACTCCGGTGGCTTACGGCAGGTAAGAAATTCAAAGGAGGTTTCTCGGGTGAGTAAATTGACTCCCGTAATTACGTGCTCCATTCTTATCTGTTCAGACAGGTGCTTTCGCGGTGAAAGGGAAGATAAAACAGGTCCCGTATTAAAAGAAACACTGGAACGCTTAGGATATCATGTGCATGATGTGAAGGTTGTCCCAGATGAACTGGACGTCATCGTTGATCAGTTGAAGGAATGGGTACGTCTGGGCATGGATCTCATAATAACTTCTGGTGGCACAGGTGTTGGGCCAAGGGACGTTACCCCTGAAGCCACCATAAAGGTCATTGAGCGAGAAATACCAGGTATGTCATTTGCAGCTTTGATGTTGTCACTTCAGAAAACACCACATGCTGTGTTATCCAGAGCCAAAGCAGGTGTGGCAGGTACCACCTTAATAATAAACCTACCTGGTTCCACAAAAGGTGCTCAAGAGATTATCGAATACTTGGATCCCGCTCTAAAACATGCCGTCCCAATCATACATGGGGAAGTCATCGAGTAAGAGCTTGTTCCACTAATGCAGATGCGCCTAGCAATGCCGCCTCTTTCAGCGTACTAACCACGGTTGGCGTGTCTTTTACGGGTGGCACTGCGCGTCTGCGGATCTCTGCCTCATATATGTCTTGCCATAAGGGGAAGGTTGCGCTGATGCTACCCCCTAGAACGATAATATCGGGGTTCAAAATGTTTGCCAATGATGCACAAGCGATGCCCAGGTAATAACCCAGTCTTTGATAAAGAAAGATTGCCTCTTTGTCTCCACTGCGTGCTCTTTCATGGATTTGTGCACCTGTAAGCTTTTCTCCTGTGCGTTCGCTGTACCATTTTTCTAAAGCCCAACCGCCTGCCAATGACTCCAAGCAGCCATGGGAACCACACGTGCACGCTGGACCTTCTGCTTCTATGACCATGTGTCCGATTTCTAAAGTGGCGCCTCTTTTTGAGCGGAGCAAATCGCCTTCGTAAACAAAACCTCCACCAATGCCAGTACCCAATGTAACACCAAGAACGGATTCAGGTTTGCTACCTAGTTCGTACTTCCAGACCCCCAAAGCAAAAATGTTGGCATCGTTTTCCACGAACACGGGCACATTCAATTCCTCCTGCAAGAGCCTTCCCAATGGAAAGTTCTCCCAGCCAATATTCCCGCCAAATATGACGGTCCCAGTTTCGTAATCCACCTGTCCTGCTACGCCAATGCCCACTCCGTCAATATCTTTATCTTTGATATAGGATGAAATCAAATTGACAATGTTTTCACTGGGGCTGTTAAGAAAACGATCCCTGGCAATGAGTTTTCCGTCTTTGACAATACCCATGTCCACTTTTGTCCCACCCACATCTATTGCCAAAATCTCCATGGAAATCCTCCTCTCTTCATCCAACTTGCTCCTTGATGGTTTTACTTTCGGTTCATTCTCCAGTTAAGTTCTTCAGCCCACATAGAGGCATTTTCTTTACTAGCGCATTTCTTTGAAAAGTGTTCTACCACGGTTCTTGCCACAAACTGATGCACCTCAGAATCCATCTGTGGAACAATACGCTGCTTCTTCATGGCAAGCTCAGAAAGGGCTTTTGCCACCTCTATACCAACTGCTGTGTTGTACTGCTGCTGAGTAACCAATAGCCCCAGCATAAGCCCAGGAAAGATGAGTGAATTATTCACTTGGTTGGGATCATCGGAGCGTCCTGAACCGTATATGGTTACTCCCATGGCACATGCTTCTTCCCGGGATACTTCCGGTACGGGATTAGCCAGTGAAAGCACAGTGTTAGGTTTTTTCATATTCCTCAAATACTCCAGTGGGAAAACGCCAGGACCAGGGCGGGAAGCTGCAATTAAGAATGATGCTCCTTTTAATGCTTCTTCTAAATTACTGCTGCCAAGTTTGTTAGTTTTAGATAAAATGTTTCCCATCCAATGCTGCTGGCTATTTTCACTGTTATAAACCAGGTCTCGATCAACTACTATTACATTTCCTATGTTGCCTAGCAACAGCTCATCAAGCAGCTGTAGGAAGCCCATGTTTGCCGAGCCAGCTCCCAAAAGCACTATTTTTTCGCTTTCTAGCTTTAGTCCTGCCATGGAGGATGAAGCGAGTACAGCTGCTAGCATGATTATTCCTGTACCCTCCATGTCATCGTGTATGATAGGTATGCGCAAAAACTTGCGTGCTTCAGTGAGTACATTGAAAGCATCAGGCTGTTTTATGTCTTCCAAGTTTATGCCACCCAATGAAGGTTCAATGGCACTGAGGAAGGCAAGTATGGCTTCCTCGGTTTCGGCCCTTATGCAAAGCGGAATTGCGTCTATGCCAGCGTAGTATTTGTACAAAACTGCTTTTCCTTCCATGACTGGCAAGCCTGCTTCGGGACCAATATTACCCAGCCCCAAGATGCGCGTTCCGTTGCTTATTACGCCAATGGTGTTCCACCTATTTGTCATATCCCAGACCAAGGCGCTATCAGCAGCTATGCTCTGGCAAGGCTCTGCCACGCCTGGTGTGTAAAACACGTGCAGATTGCGAGCTAAGGGTACTCTAACTCGGAGTTCCCATTTTCCACGGTAAAGCTTATGTAAGAAGGAAGGCGTTATTTCCACTTTCTCACCCCGGTAAATATGATCACCAATACGAGCATGGCAAGCAAGCTTCTGCCGAAAGCTACGCCTGCTATCTGTAAAGGATTGTCAAGTCCAGATAGCACTGTTTGTAGCAAGAACGTACCTGCAAATACGGAGCCTAGTTGTCCAGCCACGTTTGCACTGACTGCGGGGAGCAGTAAAAATGTTGACGGTTCCATCTTCTGCACGTAACGGTGTACTACACGTGCCGCCATGGGGAATGCACTATTTCCTGCTGCACCTAGGGCGGGATTAAAGCTGCGATTCACAATATGCATCACCTTAGCGACCAAAATGCCTGCTGCAATATTCATGATGAAGGCAAACAATCCAATGCCCATAATAGCAAGGGTCTGGAGCTGGAAAAAGGATTCTGCTCTTATCGAGCTTCCTATGAGCATGCCCACGAAGATCGTTGCCACGGGCGCAAGAATTTCCTCAGCTGCTTCCTTTAGCGAAGGGGTTTTTTCATTCTCCTTTAGGAAATAACCAAACACCAAAAATCCCAATAGTGGTAAGGACATAGGAGCGATAAAACCTGCAGTCAGTGTGACGATGAAAGGGAACAAGAGCCTGGCATTTTTGCTAATGTCACCTCTGGCGGTAGTTTGTGCCTTTATCTCATTTCTTGTAACTAGCCCTTTTAACAAAGGTGGGATGAGCAACGGGACAATGGACACATAGCTGTAAGCAGCCATGGAAATGGTACCCACAAGATCAGGTTTTAGTTTCGAAGCCACATAAATAGACGTGGGACCATCAGCAGTTCCAATGCTGGCTATGGATGCTGCACTGGGTATGTCGAATCCAAAAAGAATGGCAACAAAAAATGCGATGAATATGCCCAGTTGTGAAAACAGTCCCAAAATCATGTAGCTTGGATTGGCTATAAGAGGACCAAAGTCCATCATGGCACCCACGCCTATGAAAATAATCAGGGGAAGGAGCTCTGTTTTTATTAGCGCATTGAACATTTGGTCCATGAGGCCGCCTTGCTCTGCCAAAGGACTATTCGGTATGTTCACCATGAACATGAAAAAGCCAATGGGTATGAGTAAAAGCGGTTCCAAATCAAAACGATAAGAAAGGTAGATCAGCAGCAATCCTAAAGCCATCAATCCAATTTGCGACCACAGTAAACTGTCCAAGAATAAACACCTCCTGCGTTCTACAGCATGTATGTTAACATAGCATTGGAGAGGTGAAAACTTGAAATTCGTCATATTAGCTGCTGGAGAAGGAAAACGTTTAAAACCGCTAACCAGCGATAGGCCTAAAGCCATGGTTGAAGTTTTGGGCAAACCGTTGGTGCAGTGGCAATTGGAAGCACTTAGTAATTTGGGAGTGCCGCGCGATGAGGTGGTAGTCATCGGCGGGTTTGGCTATGACAAATTAAAGGAATTTCTCACAGGCAAGGTTCAGGTGCTTTATAACCCTTACTGGAGCGCGGCAAATAACGTGCTCACTGTTTACTACGCACTGGAGCAACTGAATGACGATATTGCCATCATAAACTCCGACGTCATAGCTGAGGAGGCTGTCTATGCTTTGTTCCATCCTGACAATGAACCTTACGCAGTGGTGGATGGGGGAGTAGATGCTGCTGAAGAAGAGATGAAGGTTAAGCTGGAAAATGGTAAGATAGTACTTTTTTCCAAGCGAATAGACCCTTCTGAGTCTGTTGGTGAATACATTGGTCTTTCTTATATCCCTAGGCGGCTTAGGGGCAAAATGCTATCCATCATTGAAGGTATGTGGAACCGTGGAGAGTTGGATAGATGGTACGAAGACGCTTTTAACATTCTCTGCGAGACTGTGCCGATGACTCCCGTATTCTGTACGGGTATGCTATGGACGGAGATCGACACCCACGAAGATCTGGAAAGAGCGAAGCAAATAGCAGCTCAGTTACAGAAGGAGAAGGTGGAGGGGGATGTTTAGTAAGGCTGTCAGCTTGCCCATTTTTTGGATGATTGGTGAAAACATCATGGGAGACATTAAAGATGTTCTTTCTCAGTACAACATGGTGTTTCACCGCCCCTTGGTAGTTACAGGCAGCGGAGTCACCTCTGAGTTGGGGGAGAACTACTTTTCCTCCTATAAACGTGTTTCCATAAACAGTAACCACATTTCCGATGTGGAGAAGGTTAAAGCACAGGCACGTTCAGTGGGGTCTGATTTACTGATCGGTTTTGGTGGCGGGAAAGTTATCGATGTGGCAAAAATGGCAGCTACGGAGCTTAATTTGCCATTTCTGTCAGTGCCCACGGCTACCAGCAACGACGCTGTGGCTTCACCTGTCGCTGTTATAAACTTTGGTGACTACGTAAAATCCATGGGAGCCATGGCGCCAATAGGAGTAGTGGCTGACCTGAACATACTGCGGAATCAACCACGAAAGCAGTTTTTAGCAGGTGTGGGAGACTTGTTTTCCAACATATCTGCATTGGCTGACTGGCAGCTAGCAGCTGATCGTGGGTTTGAAAGAGTGGACCCCGTGGCTGCATACTTGAGCCGCAACGCTGTGGAGAATCTTTTCCGAGCCATAGAGAATGGTTCTGATCTGTATGCGACGTTGGTAGAAGGATTGGTCGTGTCCGGTGTGGCTATGGTTTTAGCGGGCAACAGTCGTCCCAGTAGTGGTGCTGAACATCTCATATCTCATGCCTTAGATCGTTTCCCCATACACGATTTGCATGGCCTTCAGGTAGGGGTGGCAGCGTTTTTCACTTTGCGTCTTCATGGCATGGATCATCTCCGTTACAAGAAACTGCTAAGTCAAATTGGGTTCCCTTGCAGTTGGCAGGAGCTCAATGTGGATAGGGAAACTTTTATGAAAGCTGTGCAACTTGCGCCTCAAACACGCAGCGGAAGGTATACCATACTTAGTGAAGTTACCCCTGAACTACTGCAGGAAGCGTACGACGAAGTTTATGGAGTAAGTGTTAGCGGGGACGGGGAATTCTCTATTCAGGATTAAGTAGTTCTCGTAAAGTTTTCCTAGAATAGCCACGGCATATTGTTGGGTAGAAGTGCCAGTTTTGTCGTAAAGCTCCTTTCCTTGTTCCTTTATTTTTGCCACTCCGCCATCACCCGCGAAGTAGGCTACTAACCCCCAGTAAACATTATCGTTCCATCGTTGTATGCGCTTTGAGAGGTAGAACGTACCGGCTTTGATGTTGTCGCAAATACTTGTGGGATCGTCGGACAAACCCAGTTGTGGCTTGAGTTCGTTATAAAGAGCTGGCATGATTTGCATAAGTCCCACTGCACCTTGTATACTCTGGACCTTGGGGTTGAAGCCGCTTTCTTGTTCAATAACCGCGGTTATTAAAAGTGGATCTACGTGGTACAGGTAAGAGTACTGAATAATACAAGCACTTATTGTTTCTCTGTCCTTATCACTTAGGTTCTTGTTCATGGCAACCTTAAAGGTGGATTTATCAATGCGGGTCTTGATAAGTTTATCTATTTCTTCCACTCTTAGTACAGGGAATGCATAGTTCGGGAAATTGTCCAGGTTCGTGGGCTTCAGAGTTCTCGATATCACCGGTGACAAGAAACTTACCATTATTGAATGGTCCATGACGTTCCAGTTTCTTTGAATCGTGTATTCCACATAAAAGCTTCCTATCAAAATGAGCGCCATTATTACACTTAGCACAATGTGAAAGAATTTGCCACGAACCACCAGTTTCTCTCCTTTCTCGGAGTTATTGTCCCTTTTTCACTTAAGTACTTCTCGAAATAATCACGAAGTAATTGTGGTGAGTAAAACTCAATGGGCTGGTTCTTTAGCATGGTAAATCCACCGGCTCCAGACGCTCTGTAGCTAGTCAGACTTACCCAGTAGTTTTGTCTAGAGTGCAGTTCGCTACCCATGTATTTTGCCTTTTTCACCTTATTTCCCCAGGGTTCCGTCAGATCGTAAATGACTTCTAAGCCACCTATGGTTTCAAAATTATAAGTTTTGACGAAAGGATGCCGTATTGGCCTTATTGATCCCGAAGGAGTCGCGGAAACCAAATAATAGTAGCGAGCATTCCATTCCAATGCTTTTTTAAGTGTGTGTCCTGTAATCTTTAATACCACAGGTTCATTGTCAAAAGGATACAGGCTGAACGCATCCCGTCGTGTTAGCCATCCTTTCTTAATGGTTATTGGTTCAAAGGGGCTAGGTGGGTGCATGGCAATTTCGTTTTCTGTGGCATAACGCAATACATCCAAGTACAGGTTTGAAACGGGCTCAGCAGCCAGTTTCCATGTGTCACTGACGAAATCTTCTGCAGCAATACCAATGACTTCGTTAATCCAATCGTTGGTTTTTCTGTGATCAGACCAGAACATATCAAGAATTTCTGGATCGTCTTCTATGCCGTAAAGATCAACATTTTGAACTCGTGTCACTTTTCCGTCAGCAATCTCGATGAGTGCCACTCCTTTACCGTAGGAAGGTGGCTGCACCAACACGGTGTTGTTCAGCTTGTAAGGTCCAAACGCTCTGTGAGTATGCCCGAACACGATAACATCAATATTTGGTACCTTTGTGGCCAGTGAGTAAACAAAGTTTTCTTTTGAGGATTCCGACACCCGGCGTCTTTTTAGGGGATCGTATTCAATGCCAGAATGAGCCAACACAACAATAACATCAACTTTTTGATCCTTTAGTTGTGAAACCAGGTTTTTAGCTACTTTTATGGGGTTTTCAAACTTTAGTCCTTTCCATTTCCAGGGTAGGTCGAAGTCCTCAATAGCAGGCGTTGTGAGTGCAATGACACCTACGCTCCAGTCACCGAAGCGGTACACCTTAAATGGTAACCATTTGGTTTGGCCAGTGAGCTGCTCTTGTATGTTTGCACTGAGCAATGGGAATTTTGCTTGTTTTT
The genomic region above belongs to Coprothermobacter proteolyticus DSM 5265 and contains:
- a CDS encoding bifunctional folylpolyglutamate synthase/dihydrofolate synthase; this encodes METDMLDAYERISEELNQAPWFGRTPDLTRMDALLDELGLPQANTKNIIVTGTDGKGSVCSYLHSILGRRYKVGRFISPHLEEWTERITVGKDDISKEDFARLYVKVMEGAKKACRVSGEMPTVFERLLAMALLYFEEQGTEWNVIEVGIEGHYDSTNLLPAKAVVVTSVGMDHMRLLGNTIEEIADAISAAFRPHAVAVIGKTDPAAMNILEVNARRKKATVYRYGRDFWYDGKFLSYSGSLDFQLALRGVHQWYNASAAIQTVLALSSTELNNIDASDIQEGLREAFWPGRMETVRENPLIILDGAHNPHAAQSLRTSLDLLYPGKKWNIFFAAMKDKDWRSVLTQFLDLANHVYVVRMPYERAESPETIVEFLKEKGTSSSVCEEQDVIKCDEDALVFGSLYLVGDVRRLTRNAVHSF
- a CDS encoding cyclic pyranopterin monophosphate synthase MoaC, whose protein sequence is MQLTVTAQGTVAFRPDKFDLVSSEKLPKGPFLETARLAAFLAAKRDSFFGSRVFITHMEIKHHWGPSELSFTVRLVADGDDEKEIMRRAWFSAFVCCLTTYDMVKAVDPDAVIEDVGIVSINDEDLPEVDLSHADLSDFQDGYYCGFSPTLIVERGQIRSAFNAPWSNSNVRLRWLTAGKKFKGGFSGE
- a CDS encoding phosphocholine cytidylyltransferase family protein; the protein is MKFVILAAGEGKRLKPLTSDRPKAMVEVLGKPLVQWQLEALSNLGVPRDEVVVIGGFGYDKLKEFLTGKVQVLYNPYWSAANNVLTVYYALEQLNDDIAIINSDVIAEEAVYALFHPDNEPYAVVDGGVDAAEEEMKVKLENGKIVLFSKRIDPSESVGEYIGLSYIPRRLRGKMLSIIEGMWNRGELDRWYEDAFNILCETVPMTPVFCTGMLWTEIDTHEDLERAKQIAAQLQKEKVEGDV
- a CDS encoding GTP 3',8-cyclase MoaA, producing MKDSFGREINYLRISVTDRCNFDCLYCSHPVEMLPRERVLRFEDIVVLVQAAKELGIKKVRLTGGEPLLRRDIDKLVAMLHELDVTVHTTTNGFMLARLAEPLKEAGLDGLNVSLDFVDAEKFRQITGGGDLATVVQGIDKALEVGLPVKLNAVFTTMHETKDLKELLNFGKERNLPIRFIELMPKNLGSFSSLFRPIGDAQSMIESFTQLRPVGTNAVSGGPAEYYLTDDGVEVGFIGFFSLNQCKQCNRIRVTSSGAIYPCLLRNVKVEAFESIKQGKEATKEALLKAVSIKPVAGNPEEVGPDMSEIGG
- a CDS encoding lytic transglycosylase domain-containing protein, translated to MVRGKFFHIVLSVIMALILIGSFYVEYTIQRNWNVMDHSIMVSFLSPVISRTLKPTNLDNFPNYAFPVLRVEEIDKLIKTRIDKSTFKVAMNKNLSDKDRETISACIIQYSYLYHVDPLLITAVIEQESGFNPKVQSIQGAVGLMQIMPALYNELKPQLGLSDDPTSICDNIKAGTFYLSKRIQRWNDNVYWGLVAYFAGDGGVAKIKEQGKELYDKTGTSTQQYAVAILGKLYENYLILNREFPVPANTYSINFVVRFLQ
- a CDS encoding sodium ion-translocating decarboxylase subunit beta, whose amino-acid sequence is MDSLLWSQIGLMALGLLLIYLSYRFDLEPLLLIPIGFFMFMVNIPNSPLAEQGGLMDQMFNALIKTELLPLIIFIGVGAMMDFGPLIANPSYMILGLFSQLGIFIAFFVAILFGFDIPSAASIASIGTADGPTSIYVASKLKPDLVGTISMAAYSYVSIVPLLIPPLLKGLVTRNEIKAQTTARGDISKNARLLFPFIVTLTAGFIAPMSLPLLGFLVFGYFLKENEKTPSLKEAAEEILAPVATIFVGMLIGSSIRAESFFQLQTLAIMGIGLFAFIMNIAAGILVAKVMHIVNRSFNPALGAAGNSAFPMAARVVHRYVQKMEPSTFLLLPAVSANVAGQLGSVFAGTFLLQTVLSGLDNPLQIAGVAFGRSLLAMLVLVIIFTGVRKWK
- a CDS encoding bifunctional metallophosphatase/5'-nucleotidase, with product MRMVVATDLHGQILPFDYVHAKPFPGGLSKVSTFLKKQRQEAPTLFFDNGDAFQGSPLTFYAHRFFGNKVNPVVEAYNEMGLNGMCIGNHEFNYGLRYLTEIEKQAKFPLLSANIQEQLTGQTKWLPFKVYRFGDWSVGVIALTTPAIEDFDLPWKWKGLKFENPIKVAKNLVSQLKDQKVDVIVVLAHSGIEYDPLKRRRVSESSKENFVYSLATKVPNIDVIVFGHTHRAFGPYKLNNTVLVQPPSYGKGVALIEIADGKVTRVQNVDLYGIEDDPEILDMFWSDHRKTNDWINEVIGIAAEDFVSDTWKLAAEPVSNLYLDVLRYATENEIAMHPPSPFEPITIKKGWLTRRDAFSLYPFDNEPVVLKITGHTLKKALEWNARYYYLVSATPSGSIRPIRHPFVKTYNFETIGGLEVIYDLTEPWGNKVKKAKYMGSELHSRQNYWVSLTSYRASGAGGFTMLKNQPIEFYSPQLLRDYFEKYLSEKGTITPRKERNWWFVANSFTLC
- a CDS encoding NAD(P)-dependent malic enzyme, which encodes MEITPSFLHKLYRGKWELRVRVPLARNLHVFYTPGVAEPCQSIAADSALVWDMTNRWNTIGVISNGTRILGLGNIGPEAGLPVMEGKAVLYKYYAGIDAIPLCIRAETEEAILAFLSAIEPSLGGINLEDIKQPDAFNVLTEARKFLRIPIIHDDMEGTGIIMLAAVLASSSMAGLKLESEKIVLLGAGSANMGFLQLLDELLLGNIGNVIVVDRDLVYNSENSQQHWMGNILSKTNKLGSSNLEEALKGASFLIAASRPGPGVFPLEYLRNMKKPNTVLSLANPVPEVSREEACAMGVTIYGSGRSDDPNQVNNSLIFPGLMLGLLVTQQQYNTAVGIEVAKALSELAMKKQRIVPQMDSEVHQFVARTVVEHFSKKCASKENASMWAEELNWRMNRK
- a CDS encoding ROK family protein; translated protein: MEILAIDVGGTKVDMGIVKDGKLIARDRFLNSPSENIVNLISSYIKDKDIDGVGIGVAGQVDYETGTVIFGGNIGWENFPLGRLLQEELNVPVFVENDANIFALGVWKYELGSKPESVLGVTLGTGIGGGFVYEGDLLRSKRGATLEIGHMVIEAEGPACTCGSHGCLESLAGGWALEKWYSERTGEKLTGAQIHERARSGDKEAIFLYQRLGYYLGIACASLANILNPDIIVLGGSISATFPLWQDIYEAEIRRRAVPPVKDTPTVVSTLKEAALLGASALVEQALTR
- a CDS encoding iron-containing alcohol dehydrogenase family protein is translated as MFSKAVSLPIFWMIGENIMGDIKDVLSQYNMVFHRPLVVTGSGVTSELGENYFSSYKRVSINSNHISDVEKVKAQARSVGSDLLIGFGGGKVIDVAKMAATELNLPFLSVPTATSNDAVASPVAVINFGDYVKSMGAMAPIGVVADLNILRNQPRKQFLAGVGDLFSNISALADWQLAADRGFERVDPVAAYLSRNAVENLFRAIENGSDLYATLVEGLVVSGVAMVLAGNSRPSSGAEHLISHALDRFPIHDLHGLQVGVAAFFTLRLHGMDHLRYKKLLSQIGFPCSWQELNVDRETFMKAVQLAPQTRSGRYTILSEVTPELLQEAYDEVYGVSVSGDGEFSIQD
- a CDS encoding MogA/MoaB family molybdenum cofactor biosynthesis protein; amino-acid sequence: MSKLTPVITCSILICSDRCFRGEREDKTGPVLKETLERLGYHVHDVKVVPDELDVIVDQLKEWVRLGMDLIITSGGTGVGPRDVTPEATIKVIEREIPGMSFAALMLSLQKTPHAVLSRAKAGVAGTTLIINLPGSTKGAQEIIEYLDPALKHAVPIIHGEVIE
- a CDS encoding cyclic pyranopterin monophosphate synthase MoaC, with product MRFTHFENGQAIMVNIGEKSLSHRVTKAVLFGTRFSVPLARKAMTLTHEFIPMAHPLPIAPLNSSFKRKAQVIEVQVSCDYKTGLELEAIMAAAGFMKEIPYLGFAAITHKEGGKSGTLERRAQIYREGFSFQKGIWYRVVGKGWLKATEHGLEKVPDFQLEAGDVILCSLQ